In the genome of Candidatus Methylomirabilota bacterium, the window AGGGCCCAGACGAGCACGCCCGCGAGGTCATAGAGGACAAAACGCACCCTTCCGACGGCGAAGACGCCGGCGAGGGGCGGCAAGATGGTCGTCAGACCGGGTAAGAACTTCGCGACGAGCATGCTACGCGCCCCGTGACGGGCGAAGACCGCCGCGGCCCGGCGCCGGCAGTGGTCCGGCCTGGAAGAGCACCGATAGAGCCTTTCCAGCACGTTCGCGCCGTGCCGACGGCCGAGCTCATACCAGGCCAGGTCCGTCGCGAGTGCCACGACGGATAACGCCAACAGCGCGAGCACGATGTTGACGCGGCCGTGCGCGGCCAAGGCCCCCACTGCGAGGAGAATCGGCGCGGCGGGAAGCGGTATGCCGATCTGCTCGGCGACCGCGACCGCGGGCAGGATGATGAGGCCGTACTGCTCGACGAGGTGCAAGCTCTCGATCGGGCTCATCGGCTGCGCCCGATCGCGCCAAGCCTTCCCGTCACCGCTGTGACACCCATGCGCACAGTCATATGCACATTCTGTTCCCCGCGGTCCTCGGAGGAACCTAAGGTGTTATGAGGCGCGCGCGCCGTCCTACGGGGCGGTCGG includes:
- a CDS encoding DedA family protein; protein product: MSPIESLHLVEQYGLIILPAVAVAEQIGIPLPAAPILLAVGALAAHGRVNIVLALLALSVVALATDLAWYELGRRHGANVLERLYRCSSRPDHCRRRAAAVFARHGARSMLVAKFLPGLTTILPPLAGVFAVGRVRFVLYDLAGVLVWALTWLSAGYFFSDAITLIASRARALGHLFGLVVVVSALIAYVLFRYGRRRRALAELAG